In [Phormidium] sp. ETS-05, the genomic window CGGTGACGGCGGCTTTAGCTGGGTTTTTGCCTACTCAGGTTCGTCCGCACTAGATGAGCTGACGATCGCCTGGTGTTGATGGTGGTTCTGGCGGTGGCTGGTAAGATTGACATTGTGGCAATATGGCGACGCCAATTAAAATGCTGATGATGAGACACCACCAGAGGATATTAGAGTTTTTTTGATTGTATTGGAAATATGATGAAAATTTGGCATGGGTAGTCCCTGGGGTGGCATATTGAACGCTTCTGCCGGTTTCATATACTTGCTGGAGGGCGATGGCAGCACCGCGATCGTCCAGATACCTTAAGTAGTAGCAAGCCAGTGGCACGATCGCTTCGACCTTGGGGAGCCTGCTTTGCCAAACATCTGCACCTTGCCGCTGTTGAAATTGCTTAATTCTTTTATTTCCTGCTGCGGAATTCTGGAAATCAAGGGGAGATTTGTTTGGGGGTTTACCGGCGGCTCGGTAAATATCTGTGACACATACTTTTTGGGCAGCAATGTGAATTTTTACACCGTTGTAAAGTAAATATGCCATGACTGTATTGAGAAACTTGACTATGGGGTTGAATTTTGACTCAATCAAGCTCTCCCGGTTCAAAGGCGAATGCACCCAGAGACACCAGAAGGGGGATAAGAAAATTATACAGCAGCTCAGTCACTTTTCTTGGTTCTTCCTCGTTACCGCCCCTCCCGAACCTGTACCCAAAACCACAACACCGCCAGATTTACTGATTGCTGCTCATGCACTGGCAAGTAATTGGCTGCTTTAGAGACTTCCAGGATAATGCGATGCGCCAAGTCCGCAGTGAAAGCAGCCATCACCTTTTCTACTGCACCTTTTTCTGGCGGCATTTCTTGCGCCGCCACATCCAGATACAATATACAAGTGTGAGGGGCAACAGGGGTTTTTCCTGAATCCGGTGTTAGTCCCGCGACGGGTGAACCGCTTGGAGTTACTTTTGTTATTGGATATTGATGGTTCAATGGTGGCGTTTCGTCGGCTGGGTGATAGAATTAAGGAAACGGCGAGGCGAGGGGGTGGGTTAGGCCGATCGCACTTGTACTATTTCCACAATTGTCCCGTGGATTATCTCTATCGCGATCGGGAGCGATTAGAATATGTAGAGTTGGAGCAGGTGTTGCATGGGTTATCTCCGATTTATAGCTGTATGTTGATTTTTAGTGATGCGGGAGCCGCACGGGGGGTTATAGTGAAGAACGAATAGAATTGACGGAGAAATTTATCAGGCAGTTTCAACAACGGTTGCGTTATATGGCGTGGTTAAATCCGGTTCCCCAAGAACGTTGGGGGAAGACGACGGCGGGGCAGATTGCCAATTTGATACCGATGTTTGAGTGCGATCGGCTGGGGTTGAAAAATGCCATTAAAGTGTTACGCGGTAATTTGGCAAGTATTTAGCCATTAATTCCAATGCCCGTCACTCATATATAGGAAATTACTGATGAATGAAATTATTTTCTTGGTGGAGCCCGATATCGAATCTGGATATATTGCCCAAGCATTAGGGGAATCGATTATTACTCAAGCGGATGATTTAGAAAGTCTCAAAGAAGAGATTAAAGATGCGGTTCACTGTCATTTTCCTAATGAAGCCTTACGACCTAAAATTATCAGGCTTCATATTGTGCAAGAGGTGGCGATCGCATCATAAAGTTACCGAGTCAAAATTCTTAGGTTGGGTCCGCCATCGATGAAACCCAACTACAGATTATAATAACCGCTATAATCTCTTACTAGATACATGAAAAAACGATGAAACTCAAACAACAGCTCCAGCAAAAACGAGAAGAAATTTTAGCCATTGCCAATCAACATGGCGCATTTAACGTGCGGATATTTGGGTCGGTGGCGAGAGGGGAGGAAAGGGAGGATAGCGATATTGATTTTTTAATCGATTACGATTTAGCTAAAATATCGCCTTGGTTTCCCGTAGGATTAATCGAAGATTTGGAAAACTTATTAAATCGTAAAGTTGATGTAGTCACGGCTAAATCATTACATTATTTCCTGCGAGAACAAGTAATGAGTGAGGCAATTCAGTTATAAAAAAACCGGCTTTATCTGATTCACGTTAGAGATTGTTTAAACCGGATTCAATCTTATACATCTAGAGGACGAGACAGCTTTTATCAAAATACAATGATGCAAGATGCGGTTATGAGAAATCTGGAAGTTATGTGTGAATCAATCAAAAA contains:
- a CDS encoding nucleotidyltransferase family protein, encoding MKLKQQLQQKREEILAIANQHGAFNVRIFGSVARGEEREDSDIDFLIDYDLAKISPWFPVGLIEDLENLLNRKVDVVTAKSLHYFLREQVMSEAIQL
- a CDS encoding 2-oxoisovalerate dehydrogenase E1 subunit beta; translation: MNEIIFLVEPDIESGYIAQALGESIITQADDLESLKEEIKDAVHCHFPNEALRPKIIRLHIVQEVAIAS